One window from the genome of Leptospira broomii serovar Hurstbridge str. 5399 encodes:
- a CDS encoding YciI family protein — MKFFLIELLYTVPIEKIDEAVVEHRNFLQTLYDKGILLLSGPKEPRIGGVILGKSKSLQEIQDIFQNDPFQKYDYASYKFTEFSPVKRQTFLEDWIQQK; from the coding sequence ATGAAATTTTTCTTAATAGAGTTACTATACACCGTGCCCATAGAAAAAATTGACGAGGCAGTCGTAGAGCATCGTAATTTTTTGCAAACCTTGTATGATAAAGGAATTCTCCTTCTCTCCGGCCCCAAGGAACCTCGAATTGGTGGAGTGATTTTAGGAAAGTCCAAATCTTTGCAGGAAATCCAAGATATATTCCAAAACGACCCGTTTCAAAAATATGATTATGCAAGCTATAAATTCACCGAATTTTCTCCGGTAAAACGCCAAACATTTTTAGAAGATTGGATTCAGCAAAAATAA
- a CDS encoding metal-dependent hydrolase: MSNVTTAKKRNLKPIDAKSPSVRKMDFVGLENVSDHYVADNSFLTHNVNAYHILFPEGERFFIKSVKAFADRVKDPGLQNRVKAFIGQEVQHGKEHEKALEILEAQGRPVKAMLKFYIKTAFGILLPLLEFLFGKKLKLSVTAGLEHYTASMGEVVLRNRLYDYAEGEMRNLLLWHACEEIEHKSVAYDVLQTVSKSYTLRIFGFLIASAIFWGYSLFLQHWFLIADKKVGIRKYFKDLNGARPQGRVLYPALAGMALLYFKPGFHPDQTGGYELANAALATI; this comes from the coding sequence ATGAGTAATGTAACAACAGCTAAAAAAAGAAATTTAAAGCCGATCGATGCTAAATCGCCGTCGGTTCGCAAAATGGATTTCGTCGGCCTTGAAAACGTATCCGATCACTATGTGGCCGACAATTCCTTTTTAACGCATAATGTAAACGCTTATCATATTCTGTTTCCCGAAGGGGAGAGATTCTTTATTAAAAGTGTTAAGGCCTTCGCAGACCGAGTAAAGGATCCAGGATTGCAGAATAGGGTAAAAGCTTTCATCGGACAGGAAGTCCAGCACGGAAAAGAGCACGAGAAAGCGCTTGAAATTTTGGAAGCCCAAGGTCGTCCAGTTAAGGCCATGCTGAAATTTTATATAAAAACCGCTTTTGGAATTCTGTTGCCCTTACTGGAGTTTCTTTTCGGGAAAAAATTAAAACTTTCAGTCACTGCAGGATTGGAGCATTATACCGCAAGTATGGGCGAGGTCGTTTTGAGAAACAGACTTTACGATTATGCGGAAGGTGAAATGCGAAATCTACTTCTTTGGCACGCATGCGAAGAGATTGAGCATAAATCGGTCGCTTATGACGTCTTGCAAACCGTTTCTAAAAGTTATACTTTAAGGATTTTCGGCTTCTTGATCGCGTCCGCAATATTCTGGGGATATTCACTTTTCTTACAGCATTGGTTTTTAATCGCGGACAAGAAAGTGGGAATCCGCAAATACTTTAAGGATTTAAACGGCGCACGCCCTCAAGGACGAGTATTGTATCCGGCGCTTGCAGGAATGGCGCTCCTTTATTTTAAACCTGGTTTTCACCCGGATCAAACCGGAGGTTACGAACTAGCTAACGCGGCGTTAGCAACCATTTAA
- a CDS encoding metal-dependent hydrolase has translation MTVQMKRKKRDLKPIDAQAPSVRKMDFEGLDQLSNYYIAGNSFVTHTVNAYHIIFPEGERFFIKSVKAFADKVQDPKLQNNIKAFIGQEVQHGKEHEKALEMLEKKGYPVAKILKFYVKTAYELFWPILEFLFGKKLKLSVTAGLEHYTATMGEISLRHNLHDQAEGEMRNLLLWHACEEIEHKSVAYDVLQTVSKSYLLRVFGFIVATFMFWGYAIIIQHLFIFSDPGIGFKRYFADMKNAGPYAGLLWKDISKAFLLYFKRDFHPDQTGGYELANAALATI, from the coding sequence GGCTTGGATCAGCTTTCTAATTATTATATCGCCGGGAATTCATTCGTCACGCATACGGTAAACGCCTATCATATTATTTTTCCGGAGGGCGAAAGATTCTTCATTAAAAGCGTAAAAGCTTTCGCTGACAAAGTTCAGGATCCGAAACTCCAGAACAATATCAAGGCCTTCATCGGACAGGAAGTGCAGCACGGTAAGGAACACGAAAAGGCTTTAGAGATGCTTGAGAAGAAAGGATACCCGGTCGCTAAGATTCTAAAATTTTATGTAAAGACGGCGTATGAACTCTTCTGGCCTATTCTCGAGTTTCTTTTCGGTAAAAAACTGAAGTTGTCCGTAACGGCGGGTTTGGAGCATTATACCGCCACTATGGGCGAAATTTCGTTACGTCACAACTTGCACGACCAAGCCGAAGGTGAAATGAGAAACCTTCTTCTCTGGCACGCTTGCGAAGAGATCGAACATAAATCGGTCGCCTATGACGTATTACAGACCGTGTCCAAAAGTTATCTTTTACGGGTTTTCGGCTTTATCGTAGCGACCTTTATGTTTTGGGGTTACGCAATCATAATACAGCATTTGTTTATTTTCTCGGATCCCGGAATCGGTTTTAAAAGGTATTTCGCGGATATGAAAAACGCCGGGCCATATGCAGGATTACTTTGGAAAGATATTTCCAAAGCATTTCTGTTATATTTTAAACGGGATTTTCATCCCGATCAAACCGGCGGGTATGAATTGGCGAACGCTGCGTTAGCAACTATATAA